In Microvirga lotononidis, a single genomic region encodes these proteins:
- the nifD gene encoding nitrogenase molybdenum-iron protein alpha chain, with translation MSLDHENNGALHEKLIEEVLSQYPDKAAKRRKKHLSVATRRDEIGEAGKVLSECDVKSNIKSIPGVMTIRGCAYAGSKGVVWGPVKDMVHISHGPVGCGQYSWSQRRNYYTGMTGIDTFVTMQFTSDFQEKDIVFGGDKKLEQVIDEVEELFPLNKGITVQSECPIGLIGDDIEAVSRKKAKEHAKTIVPVRCEGFRGVSQSLGHHIANDAIRDWVFDKKEVEFEPSAYDVNVIGDYNIGGDAWASRILLEEVGLRVVGNWSGDATLAEIERAPKAKLNLIHCYRSMNYICRHMEEKYGIAWMEYNFFGPSQIEASLRKIAKHFGPEIEDKTEAVIAKYRPLVDAVIAKYRPRLEGKTVMLYVGGLRPRHVITAYENLGMEIVGTGYEFGHNDDYQRTGHYVKKGTLIYDDVTGYELEKFIEGIRPDLVGSGIKEKYPVQKMGIPFRQMHSWDYSGPYHGYDGFAIFARDMDLAINNPVWDLYDAPWKKKAVPLAAMAAE, from the coding sequence ATGAGCCTGGACCACGAGAATAACGGCGCTCTCCATGAGAAGCTTATCGAGGAAGTGCTGTCGCAATATCCAGATAAGGCGGCGAAGCGCCGCAAGAAGCACCTCAGTGTTGCCACGCGCAGGGATGAGATCGGCGAGGCGGGCAAGGTCCTGTCCGAATGCGACGTCAAATCGAACATCAAGTCCATTCCGGGCGTGATGACAATCCGCGGCTGCGCCTATGCCGGCTCCAAAGGTGTGGTGTGGGGTCCGGTCAAGGATATGGTCCACATCTCGCACGGACCAGTCGGTTGCGGTCAATATTCCTGGTCGCAGCGCCGCAACTACTACACCGGCATGACGGGCATCGACACGTTCGTGACGATGCAGTTCACCTCCGACTTCCAAGAGAAGGACATCGTTTTCGGGGGCGACAAGAAGCTGGAACAGGTCATCGACGAGGTCGAGGAACTGTTTCCGCTGAACAAGGGCATCACCGTGCAGTCCGAATGCCCGATCGGCCTGATTGGCGACGATATCGAGGCGGTGTCGCGCAAGAAGGCCAAGGAGCACGCCAAGACGATTGTGCCGGTGCGCTGCGAGGGCTTCCGCGGCGTCTCGCAATCGCTCGGCCACCACATCGCCAACGACGCGATCCGCGATTGGGTCTTCGACAAGAAGGAAGTCGAGTTCGAGCCCAGCGCATACGACGTCAACGTCATCGGCGACTACAATATCGGCGGCGACGCCTGGGCCTCGCGCATCCTGCTCGAGGAGGTGGGGCTGCGCGTGGTCGGCAACTGGTCGGGGGACGCCACGCTCGCTGAGATCGAGCGCGCGCCGAAGGCTAAGCTCAACCTCATCCACTGCTACCGGTCGATGAACTACATCTGCCGGCACATGGAGGAAAAGTACGGCATCGCCTGGATGGAATACAATTTCTTTGGCCCCTCCCAGATCGAAGCCTCTCTGCGCAAGATTGCCAAGCATTTCGGGCCGGAAATCGAGGACAAGACCGAGGCGGTCATCGCCAAGTACCGGCCCTTGGTCGATGCGGTCATCGCCAAGTACCGGCCGCGCCTCGAGGGCAAGACGGTGATGCTCTATGTCGGCGGCCTGCGTCCCCGTCACGTCATCACGGCCTACGAGAATCTCGGCATGGAGATCGTCGGCACCGGCTACGAGTTCGGCCACAACGACGACTATCAGCGCACTGGCCATTACGTGAAGAAGGGTACGCTGATCTATGACGACGTGACCGGTTACGAGTTGGAGAAGTTCATTGAGGGGATCCGCCCTGATCTCGTTGGCTCCGGCATCAAGGAGAAGTACCCGGTACAGAAGATGGGCATCCCGTTCCGTCAGATGCACTCCTGGGATTATTCCGGCCCGTATCACGGCTATGACGGGTTTGCCATCTTCGCCCGCGACATGGATCTGGCCATCAACAACCCGGTCTGGGACCTCTACGACGCCCCCTGGAAGAAAAAGGCCGTGCCGCTGGCGGCGATGGCCGCCGAATGA
- the nifK gene encoding nitrogenase molybdenum-iron protein subunit beta: MPQSAEKVLDHAPLFREPEYRQMLAAKKLNFECPHPDQGVADQREFTKTWEYREKNLAREALVVNPAKACQPLGAVFAAAGFERTMSFVHGSQGCVAYYRSHLSRHFKEPASAVSSSMTEDAAVFGGLKNMVDGLANTYTLYDPKMIAVSTTCMAEVIGDDLHGFIENAKNEGSVPRDFDVPFAHTPAFVGSHIDGYDGMVEGVLEHFWDGKERTEAAGTINIIPGFDGFCVGNNREVRRLLNLMGVSYTFIQDASDQFDTPSDGEFRMYDGGTKIEDVKAALNAEATLSLQHYNTRDTLNYCAEVGQATASFHYPLGVQATDEFLMKVSAISGKEIPEAIRLERGRLIDAMADSQSWLHGKKYAIYGDPDFVYAITRYIMETGGEPIHCLATNGTAAWEAEMKELLASSPFGEDAQVWAGKDLWAMRSLLFTEPVDLLIGNSYGKYLERDTGTPLIRLTFPIFDRHHHHRFPLMGYQGGLRVLTTILDKIFDKLDRETIEPGVTDYSYDLTR, from the coding sequence ATGCCGCAGTCGGCCGAAAAAGTTCTCGATCATGCTCCCCTGTTTCGCGAGCCGGAATACAGGCAGATGCTCGCCGCGAAGAAGCTGAATTTCGAATGTCCGCACCCGGATCAGGGCGTTGCTGATCAACGCGAGTTCACCAAGACCTGGGAATACCGCGAAAAAAACCTCGCTCGCGAAGCGCTTGTCGTGAACCCGGCCAAGGCCTGCCAGCCGCTCGGCGCGGTGTTCGCGGCAGCCGGTTTTGAGCGGACGATGTCCTTCGTCCATGGCAGCCAGGGCTGCGTGGCCTATTACCGCTCGCACCTGTCGCGCCATTTCAAGGAACCTGCGTCCGCCGTTTCCTCCTCGATGACCGAGGACGCGGCGGTGTTTGGCGGTCTGAAGAACATGGTTGACGGGCTCGCCAACACCTACACGCTCTACGACCCAAAGATGATCGCCGTCTCGACCACCTGTATGGCGGAGGTCATTGGCGACGACCTGCACGGCTTCATTGAGAACGCCAAGAACGAAGGCTCAGTCCCGCGTGACTTCGACGTGCCTTTCGCCCACACGCCGGCGTTCGTCGGCAGCCATATCGATGGCTATGACGGCATGGTGGAGGGCGTGCTGGAGCATTTTTGGGATGGCAAGGAGCGCACGGAAGCCGCTGGCACCATCAACATCATTCCGGGTTTCGACGGCTTCTGCGTCGGCAACAACCGGGAAGTGAGGCGCCTGCTCAACCTGATGGGCGTGTCCTACACCTTCATCCAGGACGCCTCTGACCAGTTCGACACGCCGTCGGACGGCGAGTTCCGCATGTATGACGGCGGCACCAAGATCGAGGACGTGAAGGCGGCGCTTAACGCCGAGGCGACACTGTCGCTACAGCATTACAACACCCGCGATACGCTGAACTATTGCGCGGAAGTCGGGCAGGCGACGGCCTCGTTCCATTACCCGCTCGGCGTCCAGGCGACCGACGAGTTCCTGATGAAGGTGTCGGCGATTTCCGGCAAGGAAATCCCCGAGGCCATCCGCCTGGAACGCGGCCGATTGATCGACGCCATGGCAGACAGCCAGTCCTGGCTGCACGGCAAGAAATACGCGATCTACGGCGATCCTGACTTCGTCTACGCCATAACCCGGTACATCATGGAGACCGGCGGCGAGCCGATCCACTGCCTCGCCACCAACGGTACGGCGGCCTGGGAAGCCGAGATGAAGGAACTGCTTGCATCCTCGCCCTTCGGCGAGGATGCCCAGGTCTGGGCGGGCAAAGACCTCTGGGCGATGCGCTCGCTGCTCTTCACCGAGCCGGTGGACCTGCTAATTGGCAACTCCTATGGCAAGTATCTGGAGCGCGACACCGGTACGCCGCTGATTCGGCTGACGTTTCCGATCTTCGACCGGCACCATCACCATCGCTTCCCGCTCATGGGCTACCAAGGCGGGCTGCGCGTCTTAACGACGATTCTCGACAAGATCTTCGACAAGCTCGATCGCGAGACGATTGAGCCGGGCGTGACGGACTATTCGTATGATCTCACCCGCTAA
- the nifE gene encoding nitrogenase iron-molybdenum cofactor biosynthesis protein NifE encodes MSSLSAKIQDVFNEPACEKNHGKDAKARKKGCSKPLTPGAAAGGCAFDGAKIVLQPITDIAHLIHAPLACEGNSWDNRGAASSGPTLWRTSFTTDLSELDLVMGQSERKLFRAIREIKEAYAPPAIFVYSTCVTALIGDDIEAVCKRAAEKFGLPVVPINAPGFVGSKNLGNKLAGEALLDHVIGTVEPDDAGPYDINILGEFNLSGEFWLVKPLLDKLGIRVRACIPGDARYLDIASAHCARAAMMVCSTALINLARKMEERWDIPFFEGSFYGITDTSEALRQIADLLVRKGADPEIIDRTEALIAEEEAIAWKKLEAYRPRLEGKRVLLNTGGVKSWSVVHALMEIGIEIVGTSVKKSTVEDKERIKQILKDENHMFESMAPRELYAMLSEHKADIMLSGGRTQFIALKAKIPWLDINQERHHPYAGYDGMVELVRQIDLAIHNPIWCQVREPAPWDCLPAVEEEMLGEEGARATVDAFKKLAGTTAGDFGEC; translated from the coding sequence ATGTCCTCGCTCAGTGCCAAAATCCAGGATGTCTTCAACGAGCCCGCCTGCGAGAAGAACCACGGCAAGGATGCCAAGGCGCGCAAAAAGGGCTGTTCGAAGCCGCTGACCCCCGGGGCGGCAGCCGGCGGCTGCGCCTTCGACGGCGCCAAGATTGTGCTGCAGCCGATCACCGACATCGCGCATCTGATCCATGCGCCGCTCGCCTGCGAGGGCAATTCCTGGGACAACCGCGGCGCGGCTTCGTCCGGGCCAACGCTGTGGCGCACAAGCTTCACGACCGACCTCAGCGAACTCGACCTGGTCATGGGGCAGAGCGAGCGGAAGCTCTTCAGAGCGATCCGCGAGATCAAGGAAGCGTATGCGCCGCCGGCGATCTTCGTCTATTCGACCTGCGTGACGGCGCTGATCGGCGACGACATCGAGGCCGTCTGCAAGCGCGCCGCGGAAAAGTTCGGCTTGCCGGTGGTGCCGATCAATGCGCCAGGCTTCGTCGGCTCCAAGAATCTTGGCAACAAGCTTGCCGGCGAGGCGTTGCTCGATCATGTCATCGGCACGGTGGAGCCCGACGATGCCGGCCCTTATGACATCAATATCCTTGGCGAATTCAACCTCTCCGGCGAGTTCTGGCTGGTGAAGCCGCTTTTGGACAAGCTCGGCATCCGGGTGCGTGCCTGCATTCCGGGCGACGCACGCTACCTCGACATTGCCTCCGCGCACTGCGCCCGGGCGGCGATGATGGTGTGCTCGACCGCGCTCATCAATCTCGCCCGCAAGATGGAGGAGCGCTGGGACATCCCGTTCTTCGAGGGTTCCTTCTACGGCATCACCGACACCTCGGAAGCACTTCGGCAGATCGCTGACCTGCTCGTGAGGAAGGGTGCCGATCCGGAGATCATCGACCGCACCGAGGCGCTGATTGCAGAAGAGGAGGCAATTGCGTGGAAGAAGCTTGAGGCTTACCGGCCGAGGCTCGAAGGCAAGCGCGTGCTGCTCAACACCGGCGGTGTGAAGTCCTGGTCGGTCGTCCATGCGCTGATGGAAATCGGCATTGAGATCGTCGGCACCTCGGTCAAGAAATCGACGGTGGAAGACAAGGAGCGCATCAAACAGATCCTCAAGGACGAGAACCACATGTTCGAGTCGATGGCGCCGCGCGAGCTTTACGCCATGCTCTCAGAGCACAAGGCCGACATCATGCTGTCGGGCGGGCGCACGCAATTCATCGCGCTGAAGGCCAAGATCCCCTGGCTCGATATCAACCAGGAGCGTCACCATCCCTATGCCGGCTATGACGGCATGGTGGAACTCGTACGCCAGATCGACCTCGCCATTCACAACCCGATCTGGTGTCAGGTGCGGGAGCCGGCACCGTGGGATTGCCTGCCTGCCGTGGAGGAGGAGATGCTGGGAGAAGAGGGAGCAAGAGCTACCGTCGACGCCTTCAAAAAACTCGCCGGCACGACGGCCGGCGACTTCGGCGAGTGTTGA